The genomic window GTCGGATCTTGTCGACCTTCGACTTCTCCTCCTTCTTCCCGCGATCATCGCGTTCGCGGCGCGAGAAGACCTTCACATCAATGACGACTCCATCCATCCCGGGAGGGGCCTTCAGCGAGGCATCCCGAACATCTCCGGCCTTTTCGCCAAAGATGGCCCGCAGGAGACGCTCCTCCGGAGAGAGTTCCGTCTCTCCCTTGGGCGTCACCTTCCCGACCAGGATGTCTCCGGCATGGACGCGGGCGCCCAGGCGGATGATGCCGTCCTCGTCGAGGTTGCGGATGGCCTCGTCGCTGATGTTGGGAATCTCCTTGGTGATCTCCTCCGGTCCACGCTTGGTGTCCCGGACCTGGATCTCCAGTTCCTCAATGTGGATGGAGGTGAAGCGATCGGTACGAAGGAGCTTCTCGCTGACGATGACCGCATCCTCGAAGTTGTAGCCCTCCCAGGGCATGAAAGCCGTGAGGGCGTTGACTCCCAGCGCAAGCTCCCCGTGGGAGGTGGCCGGGCCGTCCGCGATGATCTGGCCTGCCTGGACGCGATCGCCCGGATACACCAGCGGATGCTGGTTGATGCAGGTGTCCTGATTCGAGCGGCGGAACTTGGTGAGCCGGTAGATGTCCAGGCCACCGAAGCCGGTAAAGTCCTCTTCCTCCGACTTGCGTCCGAAGTGCTTGATGTAGATGGCGTCCGAAGACACCTGATCCACCACGCCTGCCCGCTTCGAAACCACGACCGCCCCGGAGTCGCGTGCAACCTTCTCTTCCAGCCCGGTGCCCACAAGCGGGGCGTCCGTCCGGAGAAGGGGTACCGCCTGACGCTGCATGTTCGAACCCATGAGCGCGCGGTTGGCGTCATCGTGCTCCAGGAAAGGAATGAGCGCCGCGGCAGCCGACACAAGCTGCTTCGGGGAGACATCCATATACTTCACTTCGTCCGGGGGCGTCAGAGGGAAGTCCCCCCGACGGCGGCAAAGCACGCGCTCTCCCACGAACTTCCCCTTGTCGTCCAGCGGGGAGTTGGCCTGAGCCATGACATTCCGATCCTCCACATCCGCCGTGAGGTAGGTCACTTCGTCGCTGACCTTCCCCTTCTTCACGGAGCGGTACGGCGTCTCAAGGAAGCCGAACTCGTTCACGCGAGCGAAGGTGGCGAGGCTGGAAATCAGACCGATGTTCGGGCCTTCCGGAGTCTCGATGGGACAGATCCGTCCGTAGTGCGTGTAGTGGACATCGCGGACCTCGAATCCGGCTCGTTCACGCGTGAGTCCGCCCGGTCCGAGTGCCGACAGACGCCGCTTGTGCGTGAGCTCCGCCAGCGGGTTCGTCTGGTCCATGAACTGCGAGAGCTGACTCGATCCGAAGAAAGTCTTGATGACCGCGGAAATGGTCCGCGCATTGATCAGATCGTACGGAGTGATCTTCTCCGCATCCTGCATGCTCATTCGTTCGCGGATGATCCGGGCCATTCTCGAAAGGCCCACCGAGAACTGGTTGGAGAGAAGCTCTCCCACGGAGCGGATTCGGCGATTCCCCAGATGATCGATGTCGTCGGTGAAGCCCTCACCGAAGCGCAGATCCACCAGATACCGAATGATGGAGAGGAAATCCTCGTGCGTGAGGGTCACCGTCTCCACGGGGACATCGAGACTGAGTCGCTGATTCAGCTTGTACCTGCCCACATTGGCCAGGTCGTAGCGACGCGCCGTAAAGAACAGGTTGTCCAGAAGGCCGCGAGTGGTCTCCGCGCTGGGCGGATCCCCCGGGCGAAGGAGATTGTAGATCTTCGCAAGGGCCTCTTCCTGCGACTTCGACCGATCCTTCCGGAGAGTCTTGACCATCACATCCGTGTCGAGAACGCCCGTGGAACGAGCGCGATGGGCTTCGCGAATCTCGCCGCCATGCCCGACCGCGTCTCCGATCAGCAGGAGCTCCGAAACGCCGCACTCCCTGGCCAGCGCAAGCAGGTCCTCCGTGACATCAGAGTTGGCCTCCGCCACGACTTCGCCGGTCTCTTCGTTCACGATATCGCGTGCGAGCATTCGCCCGACGAGCTTCTCGTCACGCTTGGAGGGCGACTTGGTGAGCTTGGCCTTGTCCAGCGTGTAGAAGAGCCGGAGGACATCCTCGTCCGAGACATAACCCAGCGCACGCAGAAGAATGGTGACGGGGATCTTCCGGCGACGATCGATGTGCACATACATGATGTCGTTGATGTCCAGACTGAACTCCACCCACGACCCGCGATACGGAATGATCCGCGCCGAGAAGAGGCGCTTCCCGTTCGGGTGGATCTCCTGATCGAAGAAAACGCCCGGCGAGCGATGAAGCTGACTGACGATGACGCGCTCCGCCCCGTTGATGACGAAGGTGCCCCCATCCGTGATGAAGGGTAGTTCACCCAGATAGACTTCCTGCTCGATGATGTTCTTGATCTTGCGATCTTTCGGATCCTTCGCGGGCGCCTTCCCCTTGGACCTTGTGCGGGGCTTCGTCTTCGGATCGTCCTCGTCCCAGACGATCAGACGGAGATTCGCCTTCAGTGGAACCGCAAATGTAAGATCCCTCTCCTGGCACTCTTCCACCGAGAACTTGGGTGGGCCGACCCGGTAGGCAACAAACTCCAGCGTGAAATTCTCACGGTTGTCCGAAATCGGGAAGATGTCCTGGAACACGGCCTGGAGTCCCCGCCGCTGTCTCTTTTCAGGAACAGAGTCAATCTGGAGGAAGCTCCTGAACGAATCCAACTGCACCGCAAGGAGATTCGGGATGTCCATCACGGAGGACAACCTCGAGAAATCGTGGCGCTGGCCGTTTGTCTCTGCCGGTTCGATCTTTTTGATCACTGGGCCCAACTCCTTCGGACGGGGACGCCCGTCCTGTCACGGAAGGCAGCGAAACCCCGGGCCCTTCCGACACGCACGCGGAAAGACCCGGGCCGCCGGGCGCACGCGGCCCGGAAACGGTCTGTTATGGGACGGAGAAGCGGCTCTACTTGAGCTCGACCGAACCTCCGACTTCCTCAATCTGCTTCTGAATGTCCTCTGCCTCTGCCTTCTCAAGACCTTCCTTGATGGCCTTCGGGGCGCTGTCCACGAGCTCCTTGGCCTCCTTGAGGCCGAGTCCGGTGATCGCACGCACGACCTTGATCACCTGGATCTTCTTGTCGCCGTGCCCGGTCAGAACGACATCGAAGTCGGTCTTCTCTGCTGCAGCGGCCTCGCCGCCGCCTCCGGCAGCCATCGCCACGACAGGCGCGGCCGCGCTCACACCGAACTTCTCTTCCATTTCCTTCACGAGATCCGCAACATCCAGAACCGTCATGTCGCCGATCATGTCCACGATCTTGGTGACATTCTCGCTGGCCATCTCTGATCTTCCTCCGACTTTCCGTTCGAAAGTGATTCCCACCCGGAGCAGACCTGCCCACCCCGGAAACCGGTCTGCCTACTCTTCGGGCGAGTCTTCGCCCTCTTCCTTCTTGTCTTCCTCTGCGGGAGCATCATCCCCGCCGGACTCTTCGCCAGCCGGTTCCTCGGCTGCGTCTGTCTCTGCCGGTGCGGCCTCCTCCACCGGCGCTTCCTTTGCTTCCTCTGCCACGGGCTCTTCAGACGGAGCGGCCGACTGGATCGTGCCCTGCTCCATTCCGTCTCTTACCGCGTCCGTCACCCGCACGACGCGCGTCATGACATCCGTCAGCGCACCCAGAAGATTCTGGATCGGACCCTGGGCGCATCGCATCACCGATGCGATCAGCTCATCCCGCGTGGGGAGGTTCGCCATCGCATGAGCCTCCTCCAGCGAGAGGATGCTCCCGTCCATGAACCCGACCTTCAGTTCCGGCTTCTTGTGCTCCTTGTGGAAGTCCACCAGCACTCGAGCCGGCGCGGCGGGATCCGCCACCGAGGAGGCCATGGCCGTGGGGCCCTTGAGGTGCGGCACCAGTTCCTCAAACTCCAGATTCCGCGAAGCCCGGATGGCCAGCGTGTTCTTCACGACACGGAACTGAACATCATTCTTCCGGCACTCTTTGCGGAGGTCTGTCATGAGCTCCACATCCAGCCCGGTAAAGTCCGCGAGGTAGACGGCGGCTGCCTCGTCAATCGTCTTCTGAAGCTGCTCTACGGCAGCGTTCTTTTCGGCGGTTGGCATCGTCGATCCCCCTAGGACATTCCCTGAAGCTCGGCCTGGGCGTCGACCTTGACGCCCACTCCCATGGTGGAAGTGACGGTGAAGCTCTTGAAGTAGATCCCCTTCGCCGCGGCGGGCTTCACCCGTTGCAGTTCCGAAAGGAGCGTCCGGACATTCTCCGCAAGGTCTTCCTCAGTAAAGGAGGCCTTGCCGACCGGAACATGCACATTCCCCGTCTTGTCCACGCGGTACTCGATCTTCCCCGCCTTGACTTCCTTGACGGCGCGCGTGACATCGGGCGTCACCGTCCCGGTCTTGGGGTTGGGCATGAGACCCCGGGGACCGAGCACTCGGCCCAGTTTCCCGACCTTGCTCATCAGGTCAGGCGTGCAGATGACGACATCTACATCCGTCCAGCCACCCTGGATCTTCTCGATGTACTCCACTCCGGTGAAGTCCGCTCCGGCCTCTACCGCTTCCTTCTCCTTGTCTCCCTCGGCGATCACGAGCACCCGAACTTCCTTGCCCGTGCCGTTCGGGAGCACCACCGTCCCGC from Gemmatimonadota bacterium includes these protein-coding regions:
- the rpoB gene encoding DNA-directed RNA polymerase subunit beta — translated: MIKKIEPAETNGQRHDFSRLSSVMDIPNLLAVQLDSFRSFLQIDSVPEKRQRRGLQAVFQDIFPISDNRENFTLEFVAYRVGPPKFSVEECQERDLTFAVPLKANLRLIVWDEDDPKTKPRTRSKGKAPAKDPKDRKIKNIIEQEVYLGELPFITDGGTFVINGAERVIVSQLHRSPGVFFDQEIHPNGKRLFSARIIPYRGSWVEFSLDINDIMYVHIDRRRKIPVTILLRALGYVSDEDVLRLFYTLDKAKLTKSPSKRDEKLVGRMLARDIVNEETGEVVAEANSDVTEDLLALARECGVSELLLIGDAVGHGGEIREAHRARSTGVLDTDVMVKTLRKDRSKSQEEALAKIYNLLRPGDPPSAETTRGLLDNLFFTARRYDLANVGRYKLNQRLSLDVPVETVTLTHEDFLSIIRYLVDLRFGEGFTDDIDHLGNRRIRSVGELLSNQFSVGLSRMARIIRERMSMQDAEKITPYDLINARTISAVIKTFFGSSQLSQFMDQTNPLAELTHKRRLSALGPGGLTRERAGFEVRDVHYTHYGRICPIETPEGPNIGLISSLATFARVNEFGFLETPYRSVKKGKVSDEVTYLTADVEDRNVMAQANSPLDDKGKFVGERVLCRRRGDFPLTPPDEVKYMDVSPKQLVSAAAALIPFLEHDDANRALMGSNMQRQAVPLLRTDAPLVGTGLEEKVARDSGAVVVSKRAGVVDQVSSDAIYIKHFGRKSEEEDFTGFGGLDIYRLTKFRRSNQDTCINQHPLVYPGDRVQAGQIIADGPATSHGELALGVNALTAFMPWEGYNFEDAVIVSEKLLRTDRFTSIHIEELEIQVRDTKRGPEEITKEIPNISDEAIRNLDEDGIIRLGARVHAGDILVGKVTPKGETELSPEERLLRAIFGEKAGDVRDASLKAPPGMDGVVIDVKVFSRRERDDRGKKEEKSKVDKIRREEKKRVRSTEGLRDERLLAALDGLTTRRVEDPISGRTLIRAGRKVSEKLFEELEMDVIPWTDGITTNEELNERCLRIHESARQVIEGIRLDGEKAIERITRGDELPPGVVRLVKVYIARKRKLSVGDKMAGRHGNKGVVSKIMAEEDMPHLPDGTPVEILLNPLGVPSRMNLGQILETHLGWAAKHLGKSMATPVFDGASIDEIKEKLTEAGLPTSGKTPLYDGRTGMALDNEVTVGYMYMLKLSHLVDDKIHARSIGPYSLVTQQPLGGKAQFGGQRFGEMEVWALEAYGAAHTLQELLTVKSDDVAGRSRVYEAIVKGENPPMPGIPESFNVLVKELQALALDVHLEELT
- the rplL gene encoding 50S ribosomal protein L7/L12 produces the protein MASENVTKIVDMIGDMTVLDVADLVKEMEEKFGVSAAAPVVAMAAGGGGEAAAAEKTDFDVVLTGHGDKKIQVIKVVRAITGLGLKEAKELVDSAPKAIKEGLEKAEAEDIQKQIEEVGGSVELK
- the rplJ gene encoding 50S ribosomal protein L10; translated protein: MPTAEKNAAVEQLQKTIDEAAAVYLADFTGLDVELMTDLRKECRKNDVQFRVVKNTLAIRASRNLEFEELVPHLKGPTAMASSVADPAAPARVLVDFHKEHKKPELKVGFMDGSILSLEEAHAMANLPTRDELIASVMRCAQGPIQNLLGALTDVMTRVVRVTDAVRDGMEQGTIQSAAPSEEPVAEEAKEAPVEEAAPAETDAAEEPAGEESGGDDAPAEEDKKEEGEDSPEE
- the rplA gene encoding 50S ribosomal protein L1 produces the protein MKTSRRFAAISTDHDALLRRSVAEAVALVKKNATARFDETVEVATRLGVDPRHADQQVRGTVVLPNGTGKEVRVLVIAEGDKEKEAVEAGADFTGVEYIEKIQGGWTDVDVVICTPDLMSKVGKLGRVLGPRGLMPNPKTGTVTPDVTRAVKEVKAGKIEYRVDKTGNVHVPVGKASFTEEDLAENVRTLLSELQRVKPAAAKGIYFKSFTVTSTMGVGVKVDAQAELQGMS